The Lentzea guizhouensis genome contains a region encoding:
- a CDS encoding PQQ-dependent sugar dehydrogenase → MRALVAAGLVLVLASCSTPEPGGNAPSKAPAPQGLAVEEVAGGFQHAWDLGFLPDGSVLVTERPATVKLVKDGRVTPVDVDLTDVQVRGEGGLMGVVVHPDGQRFTACYNTARDVRLVTFRLEGTKATKVKDLLTGMPSNSSGRHSGCRPTLGPDGAMWVATGDIAQGRNPQDRANLGGKVLRIDPETGEGAKGNPFESSGNANERRVYSYGHRNVQGVVFRPDSDQAFSSEHGPSVDDEVNLLKAGGNYGWDPSQGGTQGGYDESVPMTDLQRFPDAVPAVWSSGSPTEAICQAAFWNGKLAITALKGSKLLLFTLDDAGKVQNVSVPEELDDKYGRLRAARTGPDGALYLTTSNGTGDKLLKLTGTV, encoded by the coding sequence ATGCGCGCACTCGTTGCTGCAGGGTTGGTGCTGGTCCTCGCCTCGTGCTCCACGCCCGAACCGGGCGGGAACGCACCCTCGAAGGCGCCCGCCCCACAGGGCCTGGCGGTCGAGGAGGTCGCGGGAGGCTTCCAGCACGCCTGGGACCTCGGGTTCCTCCCGGACGGTTCGGTGCTGGTGACCGAGCGGCCGGCGACGGTCAAGCTGGTCAAGGACGGGCGGGTCACGCCGGTCGACGTCGACCTGACCGACGTGCAGGTGCGCGGTGAGGGCGGGTTGATGGGGGTGGTCGTGCACCCCGACGGCCAGCGGTTCACGGCCTGCTACAACACGGCCAGGGACGTGCGGCTGGTGACGTTCCGGCTCGAGGGCACCAAGGCCACGAAGGTCAAGGACCTGCTCACCGGCATGCCGTCGAACTCCAGCGGGCGGCACTCCGGGTGCCGGCCGACGCTCGGGCCGGACGGGGCCATGTGGGTCGCCACCGGTGACATCGCCCAGGGCCGCAACCCGCAGGACCGCGCCAACCTGGGCGGCAAGGTGCTGCGGATCGACCCGGAGACCGGTGAGGGCGCGAAGGGCAACCCGTTCGAGTCGTCGGGCAACGCCAACGAGCGGCGGGTCTACAGCTACGGGCACCGCAACGTGCAGGGCGTGGTGTTCCGGCCCGACAGCGACCAGGCGTTCTCCAGCGAGCACGGGCCGTCGGTCGACGACGAGGTCAACCTGCTGAAGGCGGGCGGCAACTACGGCTGGGACCCGTCCCAGGGCGGCACGCAGGGCGGGTACGACGAGTCCGTGCCGATGACCGACCTGCAGCGGTTCCCGGACGCGGTGCCGGCGGTGTGGTCGTCCGGGTCGCCGACCGAGGCGATCTGCCAGGCGGCGTTCTGGAACGGCAAGCTCGCGATCACCGCGTTGAAGGGCTCGAAGCTGCTGCTCTTCACGCTCGACGACGCCGGGAAGGTGCAGAACGTCAGCGTCCCCGAGGAGCTCGACGACAAGTACGGCCGGCTGCGCGCCGCGCGCACCGGACCCGACGGCGCGCTCTACCTGACGACGTCCAACGGCACCGGCGACAAGCTGCTCAAGCTCACCGGGACCGTCTGA
- a CDS encoding TetR/AcrR family transcriptional regulator, producing MTGKERREQLLDVSRSLFAEKGFEATSIEEIAHRASVSKPVVYEHFGGKEGIYAVVVDREMRRLMDQIADALDGGDHPRELLERAACALLGYIDSSTDGFRILVRDSPVASSGGTFSSLLNDIASQVEHILGVHFARRGYDRKLAALYAQALVGMVALTGQWWLEVRKPKKDEVAAHLVNLAWNGLSAMEHKPRLRSRS from the coding sequence ATGACGGGCAAGGAACGCCGCGAGCAGCTCCTGGACGTCTCCCGGTCCCTGTTCGCCGAGAAGGGCTTCGAGGCCACCTCGATCGAGGAGATCGCGCACCGCGCCTCCGTCTCGAAGCCCGTTGTCTACGAGCACTTCGGCGGCAAAGAGGGCATCTACGCCGTTGTCGTCGACCGCGAGATGCGGCGCCTGATGGACCAGATCGCCGACGCGCTCGACGGCGGCGACCACCCGCGTGAGCTGCTGGAACGGGCCGCCTGCGCGTTGCTCGGCTACATCGACTCCTCGACGGACGGGTTCCGCATCCTGGTGCGGGACTCGCCCGTCGCGTCGTCCGGCGGCACGTTCTCGTCGCTGCTCAACGACATCGCCTCGCAGGTCGAGCACATCCTCGGCGTGCACTTCGCCCGGCGGGGCTACGACCGCAAGCTCGCCGCGCTCTACGCGCAGGCGCTGGTCGGGATGGTCGCGCTGACCGGGCAGTGGTGGCTGGAGGTGCGCAAGCCGAAGAAGGACGAGGTGGCGGCCCACCTCGTCAACCTGGCCTGGAACGGCCTGTCCGCGATGGAGCACAAGCCGCGTCTGCGTTCGCGGTCCTGA
- a CDS encoding alpha/beta hydrolase family protein, whose product MVRRRIIRVTVISLLSLLVLVTAALGGIGWYYSGELLEPAEVPQRYPETSLGQDGDNVVLAESKLSTQAGTFGLVWPGGSAKVGEVVTAEDGRVERPLLEGTAPPDGTKVRIETDVYEGNPKTTLGLVYSEVRVPSELGEMPAWLVPAASKDTWVITVHGRGASREEALRVVPQLHTAGLPVLLITYRNDVGAPASPDGLYHLGDTEWRDVEAAIRYAQGQGAREVVLYGWSMGGAIVGQALARSSAAAVVSGVVLDSPVTDWTQTLDLQARNRGVPTWLTPVAELVSGWRADIDFDRFDLVRNPPATKPPTLVFHGTADGTVPAQSSRDLATAAHGLGWPLRYVEIPGADHTSGWNVATDTYRRELGDFLTSAIGVRP is encoded by the coding sequence ATGGTCAGACGCAGGATCATCCGGGTCACCGTCATCTCGCTGCTGTCCCTGCTCGTGCTGGTCACCGCGGCGCTGGGCGGCATCGGCTGGTACTACAGCGGTGAGCTGCTCGAACCGGCCGAGGTGCCGCAGCGGTACCCGGAGACCTCGCTGGGCCAGGACGGCGACAACGTCGTGCTCGCGGAGTCGAAGCTGAGCACGCAGGCCGGCACGTTCGGCCTGGTCTGGCCCGGTGGCAGCGCGAAGGTCGGCGAGGTGGTCACGGCGGAGGACGGCCGCGTCGAACGCCCGCTGCTGGAGGGCACGGCGCCGCCGGACGGCACGAAGGTGCGCATCGAGACCGACGTCTACGAGGGCAACCCCAAGACCACGCTGGGTCTGGTCTACAGCGAGGTCCGGGTGCCGTCCGAGCTCGGCGAGATGCCCGCGTGGCTCGTGCCCGCCGCGAGCAAGGACACGTGGGTCATCACCGTGCACGGGCGGGGCGCGTCGCGCGAGGAGGCGCTGCGCGTGGTGCCGCAGCTGCACACCGCGGGGCTGCCCGTTCTGCTGATCACCTACCGCAACGACGTGGGCGCGCCCGCGTCCCCGGACGGCCTCTACCACCTCGGCGACACCGAGTGGCGCGACGTCGAAGCCGCCATCAGGTACGCGCAAGGCCAAGGTGCGCGGGAGGTCGTGCTCTACGGCTGGTCGATGGGCGGCGCGATCGTCGGGCAGGCGCTGGCCCGGTCAAGTGCGGCGGCGGTGGTCAGCGGGGTCGTGCTCGACTCGCCCGTCACCGACTGGACGCAGACACTGGACCTGCAGGCGCGGAACCGGGGCGTGCCGACCTGGCTCACGCCGGTGGCCGAGCTGGTCTCCGGCTGGCGCGCCGACATCGACTTCGACCGCTTCGACCTCGTGCGCAACCCGCCCGCCACGAAGCCGCCGACGCTGGTCTTCCACGGCACGGCGGACGGCACCGTGCCCGCCCAGTCGTCGCGCGACCTGGCGACCGCCGCGCACGGCCTCGGGTGGCCGCTGAGGTACGTGGAGATCCCCGGCGCCGACCACACCTCGGGGTGGAACGTGGCGACCGACACCTACCGCAGAGAGCTCGGCGACTTCCTGACCAGCGCAATCGGTGTTCGGCCGTGA
- a CDS encoding GGDEF domain-containing protein, translating to MGGAELPEETVDEQGNVGHRHHEMSDAWLVGRASELVAVAQSSHLAAQLDAANEIDHILAEAQGRGEPRIVAQLLRAAAVVRLVTPGLVDMSDPQLDEMLAHCRRHGLIVLEADARALRGRRFLLGNAEDKALTEIAAALAMMLDEEPEPDPVFDKRTWDQLLATTLQDIALVLTQLGVYEMADDVLARAHNALWESGQPHQIYVHLVNRTRLRIGWGLRLERVNFRQEADEQFRVAAGLAEAAEVPFRQSLHPGRRDLDAAEQVPILGAAQALTNPSEDHLDRLWSLRGLSMYARELIIVAIALARCLVEANRLDDALKVLGDTRTQMEHDTSEPSLVLSLEREYAHLCGPHTTSALEAYNSALEAELWHMRESRVATLMTRREHERLTRAHGAIAQQALQDPLTGLPNRRALDDKMGELIAGEVYPFSIALVDLDGFKGVNDRHSHAEGDDVLRVIASTLRQALRGDDMVARYGGDEFVVLLPGAPLHAAEAALGRAVDAVAGLPIDLSRGVTLSVGVISLRPRESANQALSRADSAMYVAKRQGGCQVAAVAGEPSAEA from the coding sequence TTGGGAGGTGCGGAGCTGCCCGAGGAAACGGTCGACGAGCAGGGCAACGTGGGGCACCGCCACCACGAGATGTCCGACGCGTGGCTGGTGGGCCGCGCGAGCGAGCTCGTCGCCGTGGCCCAGAGCAGCCACCTCGCGGCGCAGCTGGACGCGGCGAACGAGATAGACCACATCCTCGCCGAGGCCCAGGGCCGCGGCGAGCCCCGCATCGTCGCGCAGCTGCTGCGCGCCGCCGCCGTGGTCCGGCTCGTCACGCCCGGCCTGGTCGACATGTCCGACCCGCAGCTCGACGAGATGCTCGCGCACTGCCGCCGGCACGGGCTGATCGTGCTGGAGGCGGACGCGCGGGCGTTGCGCGGCCGCCGGTTCCTGCTGGGCAACGCCGAGGACAAGGCGCTCACCGAGATCGCCGCGGCGCTCGCGATGATGCTCGACGAGGAGCCGGAGCCCGACCCGGTCTTCGACAAGCGGACGTGGGACCAGCTGCTGGCCACGACCCTGCAGGACATCGCGCTGGTGCTGACCCAGCTGGGCGTCTACGAGATGGCCGACGACGTGCTGGCCCGCGCGCACAACGCGCTGTGGGAGAGCGGTCAGCCGCACCAGATCTACGTGCACCTGGTGAACCGCACGCGGCTGCGGATCGGCTGGGGCCTGCGTCTCGAACGGGTGAACTTCCGGCAGGAGGCCGACGAGCAGTTCCGGGTCGCGGCCGGGCTCGCCGAGGCCGCCGAGGTCCCGTTCCGCCAGTCGCTGCACCCCGGCAGGCGCGACCTCGACGCCGCCGAGCAGGTGCCGATCCTCGGTGCCGCGCAGGCGCTGACGAACCCGAGCGAGGACCACCTCGACCGGCTGTGGTCGTTGCGCGGGCTGTCCATGTACGCGCGGGAGCTGATCATCGTCGCGATCGCGCTGGCCCGGTGCCTGGTCGAGGCGAACCGGCTCGACGACGCGCTGAAGGTGCTCGGCGACACCCGCACGCAGATGGAGCACGACACGTCGGAACCGTCGCTGGTGCTGTCGCTGGAACGCGAGTACGCGCACCTCTGCGGTCCACACACGACGTCCGCTTTGGAGGCTTACAACTCGGCGCTGGAGGCCGAGCTGTGGCACATGCGGGAGTCGCGGGTCGCCACGTTGATGACGCGCCGTGAACACGAACGGCTGACGCGTGCGCACGGTGCGATAGCGCAGCAGGCGTTGCAGGACCCGTTGACCGGGCTGCCGAACCGCCGCGCGCTCGACGACAAGATGGGCGAGCTCATCGCCGGTGAGGTGTACCCGTTCTCGATCGCCCTGGTGGACCTCGACGGGTTCAAGGGCGTGAACGACCGGCATTCACACGCCGAGGGTGATGATGTTCTTCGGGTGATTGCCAGCACACTCCGCCAGGCGCTGCGGGGTGACGACATGGTGGCCCGCTACGGCGGCGACGAGTTCGTGGTGCTGCTGCCGGGAGCACCCCTGCACGCCGCGGAGGCCGCGCTCGGCCGGGCCGTGGATGCCGTGGCAGGCCTGCCAATCGACCTCTCACGCGGGGTGACGCTGTCGGTCGGGGTCATCTCGCTGCGCCCGCGCGAATCGGCCAACCAGGCCCTGTCAAGAGCTGACTCGGCGATGTACGTGGCGAAGCGCCAGGGTGGCTGCCAGGTTGCGGCGGTGGCGGGGGAGCCGTCCGCGGAGGCTTAG
- the glmU gene encoding bifunctional UDP-N-acetylglucosamine diphosphorylase/glucosamine-1-phosphate N-acetyltransferase GlmU, with the protein MLEGPVSTVVLAAGEGTRMRSSTPKVLHRIAGRSLVEHAVRAAAGTDPDHLAVVVGHGREAVTEHLDALSGALGRKVTVAVQAEQKGTGHAVSCGLAELPHDLGGTVVVSYGDVPLLDTPTLTALLAEHSAAGNAVTVLTAVVDNPTGYGRIVRDADGSVQRIVEQKDASATEQLITEINSGVYAFDAAVLRDGLSRLSTDNAQGELYLTDVLGIARGDGLRVGALTASDRWLVEGINDRVQLAAVGAEMNRRIVEDHLRSGVTFVDPASAWVDADVRIGQDALIEPNVQLRAGTVIGSGAVVGPDTTLSGVAVGDGASVVRTHGSDSEIGAGASVGPFAYLRPGTSLGVKGKIGTFVETKNSTIGEGSKVPHLSYIGDATIGDHSNIGAASVTVNYDGVNKHRTIVGSHCRTGSDNMFVAPVTVGDGAYTGAGTVLRRDVPPGALAVSGGPQRNLEGWVLSRREGTAAAQAAAAALAQQNSEKTEEGR; encoded by the coding sequence ATGCTCGAAGGCCCTGTCAGCACGGTCGTGCTCGCCGCCGGGGAAGGCACCCGCATGCGGTCGTCCACGCCGAAGGTGCTGCACCGGATCGCCGGACGTTCACTCGTCGAACACGCGGTGCGCGCGGCGGCGGGCACAGACCCCGACCACCTCGCCGTCGTCGTCGGCCACGGCCGGGAGGCGGTCACCGAGCACCTCGACGCCTTGTCCGGCGCGCTGGGCCGCAAGGTCACCGTCGCCGTGCAGGCCGAGCAGAAGGGCACCGGGCACGCGGTCTCGTGCGGCCTGGCCGAGCTGCCGCACGACCTGGGCGGCACCGTGGTCGTGAGCTACGGCGACGTGCCGCTGCTCGACACGCCGACGCTGACCGCGCTGCTGGCCGAGCACTCTGCCGCCGGCAACGCGGTGACCGTGCTGACCGCCGTGGTGGACAACCCCACCGGGTACGGCCGGATCGTGCGCGACGCCGACGGCTCCGTGCAGCGGATCGTCGAGCAGAAGGACGCCAGCGCGACCGAGCAGCTGATCACCGAGATCAACTCGGGCGTGTACGCGTTCGACGCGGCGGTGCTGCGCGACGGGCTGTCGCGGCTGTCGACCGACAACGCGCAGGGCGAGCTGTACCTCACCGACGTGCTGGGCATCGCCCGCGGCGACGGCCTGCGGGTCGGCGCCCTGACCGCGTCCGACCGCTGGCTCGTCGAGGGCATCAATGACCGCGTGCAGCTGGCCGCCGTCGGTGCCGAGATGAACCGCCGGATCGTCGAGGACCACCTGCGCTCCGGCGTCACGTTCGTCGACCCGGCCTCGGCCTGGGTGGACGCGGACGTGCGGATCGGCCAGGACGCGCTGATCGAGCCGAACGTGCAGCTCCGCGCGGGCACGGTGATCGGTTCCGGTGCCGTGGTCGGCCCGGACACCACGCTGTCCGGCGTGGCGGTGGGCGACGGCGCCTCGGTCGTGCGGACCCACGGCAGCGACTCGGAGATCGGCGCCGGCGCGAGCGTCGGCCCGTTCGCCTACCTGCGCCCCGGTACGTCTCTAGGCGTCAAGGGCAAGATCGGCACGTTCGTCGAGACCAAGAACTCGACGATCGGCGAGGGTTCGAAGGTCCCCCACCTGTCCTACATCGGCGACGCCACGATCGGCGATCACAGCAACATCGGTGCAGCATCGGTAACTGTCAACTACGACGGGGTGAACAAGCACCGCACGATCGTCGGATCCCACTGCCGCACCGGCTCGGACAACATGTTCGTAGCGCCGGTGACGGTGGGCGACGGCGCGTACACCGGCGCGGGCACGGTCCTGCGCCGCGACGTCCCACCGGGCGCACTGGCCGTGTCCGGCGGCCCGCAGCGCAACCTCGAAGGCTGGGTCCTCAGCCGGCGTGAGGGCACGGCGGCGGCCCAGGCGGCCGCCGCGGCACTCGCGCAGCAGAATTCCGAGAAGACAGAGGAGGGTCGCTGA
- a CDS encoding ribose-phosphate diphosphokinase, with the protein MSGTPKKNLMLFGGRAYPELTEEVAKHLNVTVTPQQAYDFANGEIFVRFEESVRGCDAFVIQSHTAPINQWLMEQLIMVDALKRASAKRITVIMPYYPYGRQDKKHRGREPISARLIADMFKTAGADRLVSVDLHTAQIQGFFDGPVDHLWAMPLLADHIRGKYAGHDLTVVSPDAGRTKLAEKWADTLGGAPIAFIHKTRDPLRPNEVVSNRVVGKVEGRLCIVIDDMVDTGGTIAGAVKQLLNEGAADVVIAATHGILSGPATERLQNSGAREVVFTDTLPIPAEKRFPSMTVLSIAPLLARVIQEVFEDGSVTSLFDGNA; encoded by the coding sequence ATGTCCGGCACACCGAAGAAGAACCTGATGCTCTTCGGAGGTCGTGCCTACCCGGAGCTGACGGAGGAGGTCGCGAAGCACCTCAACGTCACCGTGACCCCGCAGCAGGCCTACGACTTCGCGAACGGCGAGATCTTCGTCCGCTTCGAGGAGTCGGTCCGCGGCTGCGACGCCTTCGTGATCCAGTCCCACACCGCTCCCATCAACCAGTGGCTGATGGAGCAGCTGATCATGGTCGACGCCCTGAAGCGCGCCTCGGCCAAGCGGATCACCGTGATCATGCCGTACTACCCGTACGGCCGTCAGGACAAGAAGCACCGCGGCCGCGAGCCGATCTCCGCGCGCCTCATCGCCGACATGTTCAAGACCGCCGGCGCCGACCGCCTCGTCTCGGTCGACCTGCACACCGCCCAGATCCAGGGCTTCTTCGACGGCCCGGTCGACCACCTGTGGGCCATGCCCCTGCTGGCCGACCACATCCGCGGCAAGTACGCGGGCCACGACCTCACCGTCGTCTCCCCCGACGCTGGCCGCACCAAGCTCGCCGAGAAGTGGGCCGACACCCTGGGCGGCGCGCCGATCGCGTTCATCCACAAGACCCGCGACCCGCTGCGCCCCAACGAGGTCGTCTCGAACCGCGTGGTCGGCAAGGTCGAGGGCCGCCTCTGCATCGTGATCGACGACATGGTCGACACCGGCGGCACCATCGCCGGCGCCGTGAAGCAGCTGCTGAACGAGGGCGCCGCCGACGTGGTCATCGCCGCCACGCACGGCATCCTCTCCGGCCCGGCCACCGAGCGCCTGCAGAACTCCGGCGCCCGCGAGGTCGTGTTCACCGACACGCTGCCGATCCCGGCGGAGAAGCGCTTCCCCTCGATGACCGTGCTGTCGATCGCGCCGCTGCTGGCGCGGGTCATCCAGGAGGTGTTCGAGGACGGGTCGGTGACGTCGCTGTTCGACGGCAACGCCTGA